Proteins encoded together in one Lathyrus oleraceus cultivar Zhongwan6 chromosome 5, CAAS_Psat_ZW6_1.0, whole genome shotgun sequence window:
- the LOC127083094 gene encoding F-box/kelch-repeat protein At1g67480 yields the protein MPGFIVGKKRFIKSNMCFTNLVNQDKSTHTRSKNNLSLTGETLEKDYSPILPGLPDDVAKHCLALVPRSNFPAMGGVCKKWRLFIRSKEFVTVRKLAGLLEEWLYFLTMDREGKESHWEVIDNLNHKCLSLPPMPGPGKASFGVVVLNGKLLIMAGYSAVEGTAVASSEVYQYDSYLNSWSRLANMNVARYDFACAEVNGLVYIAGGYGVNGDSLSSVEMYDPDTDKWILIESLRRPRWGCFACGLEGKLYVMGGRSSFTIGNSKSVDIYNPEKHSWCDIKNGCVMVTAHAVLEKKLFCIEWKNQRKLAIFSPENNSWTMVPVPLTGSSSVGFRFGILDGKLLLFPVEKEPTNQTLLYDPNAALGSEWQTSDIRPSGLCLCSVTIKA from the exons ATGCCTGGCTTTATTGTTGGAAAAAAGAGATttataaagtcaaatatgtgtTTCACCAATTTGGTCAATCAAGATAAGTCAACTCACACACGAAGCAAAAACAATCTTAGTTTAACTGGTGAGACTCTGGAGAAAGATTATAGCCCTATTCTACCTGGGCTGCCGGATGATGTTGCAAAACATTGTCTTGCACTTGTTCCTCGTTCCAACTTCCCGGCCATGGGTGGTGTCTGTAAGAAATGGAGGTTGTTTATTCGAAGCAAAGAATTTGTAACGGTGCGAAAATTGGCAGGATTGCTTGAGGAATGGCTCTATTTCCTGACAATGGACAGGGAAGGGAAGGAAAGCCATTGGGAGGTCATAGATAATCTCAATCATAAATGTCTATCCCTTCCACCGATGCCTGGTCCAGGAAAGGCTTCGTTTGGGGTTGTGGTTCTGAATGGAAAGCTTCTTATCATGGCTGGTTATTCAGCTGTTGAAGGAACCGCCGTTGCCTCATCAGAGGTTTACCAATATGACTCTTACCTTAACAG TTGGAGCAGATTAGCAAACATGAATGTGGCTCGTTATGACTTCGCTTGTGCCGAAGTGAACGGCTTGGTTTATATAGCTGGAGGCTATGGAGTGAATGGTGACAGTCTCTCTAGTGTTGAGATGTATGATCCAGATACTGACAAATGGATCCTGATAGAGAGTCTTCGTCGCCCAAGGTGGGGTTGCTTTGCTTGTGGATTAGAAGGTAAGCTCTATGTCATGGGTGGAAGGTCGAGCTTTACGATTGGAAACTCCAAGTCCGTCGATATATATAACCCCGAGAAGCACAGCTGGTGCGACATTAAGAATGGCTGTGTTATGGTCACAGCTCACGCAGTATTGGAAAAGAAGTTGTTCTGTATTGAGTGGAAGAACCAGCGGAAGCTGGCAATATTCAGTCCAGAAAACAACTCATGGACAATGGTACCCGTCCCATTGACAGGGAGCTCGAGTGTTGGCTTTCGATTCGGCATACTAGACGGAAAGCTATTGCTATTTCCAGTTGAGAAAGAACCTACTAATCAAACACTGTTATATGATCCAAATGCAGCTTTGGGATCAGAATGGCAAACTTCAGACATAAGGCCATCTGGTTTGTGCTTGTGCAGTGTAACAATCAAGGCATGA